The following are from one region of the Sandaracinus amylolyticus genome:
- a CDS encoding zf-TFIIB domain-containing protein produces the protein MPRCPKCSLALVATHHAALGCARCGGLWAREGALASLPDSLGGSGDPATRAPNDGRTGLCPDGHGILLRARIDDDEGAAFYLERCSACRGVWFDPGEWSRIASSDLRTKLDALWDPAARRAALTARNEARLAEDLRARLGDALHDRLVDLVRALESHPDRAMALAYIDEHLR, from the coding sequence ATGCCGCGTTGTCCGAAGTGCTCGCTCGCCCTGGTCGCCACCCATCACGCCGCGCTCGGTTGTGCCCGCTGTGGCGGCCTATGGGCGCGCGAGGGCGCGCTCGCCTCGTTGCCCGATTCGCTCGGCGGCTCCGGCGATCCCGCGACGCGCGCGCCGAACGACGGGCGCACCGGGCTCTGCCCCGACGGTCACGGCATCCTGCTGCGCGCCCGCATCGACGACGACGAGGGCGCCGCGTTCTACCTCGAGCGCTGCAGCGCGTGCCGCGGCGTGTGGTTCGATCCCGGCGAGTGGTCGCGCATCGCGTCGAGCGATCTGCGCACCAAGCTCGACGCGCTCTGGGATCCCGCCGCGCGTCGCGCCGCGCTGACCGCGCGCAACGAGGCGCGCCTCGCAGAGGACCTGCGCGCGCGCCTCGGTGATGCGCTCCACGATCGTCTCGTCGATCTCGTCCGCGCGCTCGAGTCGCACCCCGATCGCGCCATGGCGCTCGCCTACATCGACGAGCACCTGCGCTAG